The Boseongicola sp. DNA segment AAGCGCACGCTGGCCGAGACCGAAGTGCACGCCGAATTTGCAGGCGTCCTTAGCGATGTGTCTGCCGTGGTTGGCGGGTTGGTGTCGCCGAATGAACGCCTTGCAGAACTCATTGACCCAACCGCGCTGGAAGTGTCGTTTCGGGTCTCGACGCCACAGTATACGCGATTGCTCAGCGAAAATGGCCGGTTGGTCGGGGCGGACGTGACCGCCTCGATTGATATTCTTGGCGTAGACTTGGAAGCCAAAGGCGTTGTCAGCCGCGAAAGTGGTGCGGTGGGGGCAGGGCAGACCGGACGGCTGTTGTTTGCGCAGATCGAAGATGCGCCCGGGTTCCGGCCCGGTGATTTCGTGTCCGTTAAAATTGAAGAGCCCCCGTTGGAACGCGTCGTGCGTCTGCCCGCCTCGGCGGTGGATGCGGCTGGCACGGTTCTGGCGTTGGGCGACGAGGACCGGCTTGAAGCCGCAGACATTCAGGTGCTGCGCCGCGAGGGTGACGATGTGATCGTCCGGGTGCGTGGGCTGGTGGGTCGCGAGGTTGTGGCCGAACGCACCCCGCTTCTGGGCGCAGGTATCCGCATTCGTCCGATCCGCCCTGATGGTGCCGAGGAGACGCAGGAAGAGCCAGAAATGCTGGCGCTTGATCCCGAACGCCGCGCGCGTTTGGTGGCCTTTGTCGAGGGTAATGCCTTTATGCCTGCCGAGGTCAAAACTCGCGTTCTGGCGCAATTGGCTGAAGATATGGTGCCTGCCCGTGTGGTCGAACGCATTGAAAGCCGGATGGGGGGCTAATGTGATGTTCTCCAAGCCTCAAAAGATCTTCTTCTGTTCAAAAATACTCCGGGGGACGCGCAAAGCGCGGGGGGCAGCGCCCCCATCGGATCCCGTTAGGGCAATCTGATTATGGCCCGCGATCTGTCCAAAGCCGCTGGCGGCGTCCTGTCCTATTTTACCCGGCACAGAACCGTGGCGAACCTGCTTCTGGTTCTGTTGTTGCTGGCGGGACTCTATGCGATCCCGAAGATGCGGGCGCAGTTCTTCCCTGACATCGTGGTCGACGACATCACCATTCAAGTCGCATGGGATGGGGCAGGGGCGGAAGACGTTGATCTGGCCGTGGTGCAGGTGCTGGAACCTGCGTTGCAGGACGTCGATGGCGTCATTGAAAGCTCGTCGCGGTCGCGCGAGGGCGGCGCGACCATCTGGCTGGAGTTCGAACCGGATTGGGATATGTCTCAGGCCGCGAACGATGTGGAAACCGCGCTGGAAGGCGTGACAAACCTGCCAGAAGATGCCGAAGACCCGGAAATTCGGCGCAGTCGCTGGTCGGACCGTGTCACGGACGTGGTGATCACCGGCCCTGTGGGCGTCGATCAACTGGCGAATTTCGCCGATGAATTTGTGGCGCGCCTGTTTGCCGAAGGCGTGACGCGCACCACGATCCGTGGACTGGCCGCGCCTGAAACCATTGTCGAAGTCACTTCGCTTGACCTCATACGGCACGATATCTCGATGCAGGAGATTTCAGCCGCCATCGCCGAAGAGGCGGAGGCTGATCCGGCAGGCGATGTCAGCGGTTCAGCGCGGGTGCGCACCGGTGTTGCCAAGCGCAGTGCCGGGCAGATTTCGGATATCATCTTGCGTTCGAACCAGGACGGCACTCAGTTGACGGTGGGCGACGTGGCCCTCGTCAGGGTCGAGGGCGCTGACCGCGACCGGGCCTATTACGTCGGCCCGGATCCAGCGATTTCCGTGCGAGTCGACCGATCAGCCCGTGGTGATGCAATCCGTATGCAGGCGCAGGTGGAAAAAGTCGCCGAGGAAATGGAACTGACCCTGCCGGAAGGTGTGCAGATCAACCTGATCCGCACTTTGGCGGAGTCTATCACCGCGCGTCTGAATATCCTGTTGGATAACGGCCTGTTGGGCCTTGGTTTGGTGGTCGCGCTGTTGTTTCTGTTCCTGAACGCCCGCACGGCGTTCTGGGTTGCCGCCGGAATTCCCGTGGCGATGACGGCGGCGATTGCCATGATGTATATGGCCGGGCTGACGCTGAATATGGTGTCGCTTTTTGCGCTGATCATTACGTTGGGCATCGTGGTGGACGACGCGATTGTGGTGGGTGAGCATGCCGATTTCCGTGCGCGCCGTCTGGGCGAAGACCCGGTGACGGCGGCTGAAAACGCCGCGCGCCGGATGTTTACGCCGGTTTTTGCGGCCACCATCACCACGATCATCGCTTTTTTCGGGCTGATTGCAGTTGGTGGCCGGTTCGGTGATTTGATCTCTGATATTCCGTTTACCGTGATCGTTGTTCTGATTGCCTCGCTGGTGGAATGCTTTTTGATTCTACCGCACCATTTGAGCCACGCCCTGACCCATACCGCCAAGGAACACTGGTATGACTGGCCCTCGCGAAAGGTGAACATTGGGTTCCGCAGGGTGCGTGAAACGTTGTTCCGCCCGATGATGGCCGGAGTGGTCTGGGCGCGCTATCCGGTGATTGCCGGGGTGGTGCTGATCCTTGCCAGCCAGGCCGCGCTGTTCATCAAAGGCGATGTGCAATGGCGGTTCTTCAACGCGCCCGAGCGCAGTTCGGTCACCGGCAACTTCGCCATGGTGCCCGGCGCCACCCGTGAAGACACCGTTGAAGTCATGCGCACTTTGCAAAAGACGGTTGAAGATCTGGGGGCCGAATACGAGGCCGAACACGGCCGCAGTCCGATCCTGTATGCGTTGGCGGAAATCGGTGGCACCTCGGGCCGGGGTCTGGCGGGGCAAGAGACCAAGGAAAGCTATCAGCTTGGTTCGATTGCAATCGAATTGATCGACGCCGATCTGCGTCCCTATTCCAGCTTCGCCTTTGTCGCCGATCTGCAGGACGCCGTGCCGCGTCACCCGATGTTGGAAACGATCAGCTTTCGCGGCTGGCGGTCTGGCCCCGGTGGCGATGCCATCGATATCGAACTTTCGGGCTCCAGTTCTGACACCCTGAAGGCGGCGGCAGAGTCGTTGAAAACGCAATTGTCGCGCTACGGCGAGGTGTCGGCGCTGGAAGACAATCTGGCTTATGACAAAGAAGAACTGGTGTTGGAACTGACCCCCCAGGGGCAGGCTTTGGGGATCACCATTGATGATTTGGGGCGCACGTTGCGCGCCCGGTTGAACGGGTTAGAGGCCGCAAGTTTCCCTGACGGACCACGCTCGGCCACTATCCGCGTTGAGTTACCAGCCGGTGAACTGACGGCGGATTTCCTGGACCGGATGTTGATGCGGACAGGCGCAGGCGCACCTGGCGAAGGAGTCTATGTGCCGCTTGCAGATATCGTGACGGTCGAGCGCCGCACCGGTTTCTCGACCGTGCGGCGCGAGAACGGCTTGCGCGTGGTTTCGGTCACCGGAGATCTCAGTGAAGATGATCCGGCGCGCGCCGAAGAAATTTCAACAGAAATTGCCGAATTGACCCTGCCGAAATTGCAGGAAGACTTCGGTATTTCGACCCGCATGGCTGGATTGGCCGAAGACGAACGCAACTTCCTGTCCGACGCCCTGACCGGTTTGATCCTGTGTCTGGCGGGTATCTACATCACGCTGTCCTGGGTGTTTTCAAGCTGGTCGCGCCCGATGATCGTGATGGCGATTATCCCATTCGGTTTAGTCGGAACTATCTGGGGGCATAACTTCTGGGACGTGCCGCTGTCGATGTTCTCGGTTGTTGGGTTGATCGGAATGGTCGGGATTATCATCAACGATTCCATAGTATTGGTCACAACGGTTGATGAATACGCGGAGGATCGCGGGCTGATTCCAGCGATCATCGACGGGGCTTGCGACCGATTGCGCCCTGTCATGCTGACGACATTGACCACGGTCTTGGGGCTGACACCGTTGCTTTACGAAAGCTCGCAACAGGCGCAGTTTTTGAAACCCACGGTGATCACTCTGGTTTACGGGTTGGGCTTCGGTTTGGTGCTGGTTCTGCTGGTGGTCCCTGCCTTGCTGGCCATCGGCCACGATCTGGGCCGCAACATCCGCGCCGCACGCCGGGGTCTCGCGGGCCGTGCACCGGGTCTTCAGGGCGCGTTGGGTGTGGCCGGTCTGGCCGCTGCGGGCTGGTTCGCCGTCACGATGGGTGCAGTCATGATGACCGGAGCGTTGCCCGTGGCCCTGGGTTCTGGTGCTTCGATGGCCATGGCGTTTGGGTTATTTGTCGGTGGTGTCGCCGCGATCACACTTCTGGTCTGGATTGCCGCGGCGGTGCGAATAGCCCGGCGCTTGCAAACCTAGCGACAGCCTTGCAAATCGACCGCGTGGCCACCACCGAACACGGTCAGTCGAACGTCCTGTCGCGCAAGTGCAAAAGGCCGGGCATCGGGCGGAACTATCTCGGCCTCAGCAACCAGATAGTTGCCTTCGCGGCGGGTCGTCGCCTCGGATATCCAAATTTCGCGATCGGGCAATTCGATCACTGCTGCTTCGATTCGTCCCAGCGCTGGCAATTCGACCTTCGCGGTCAGGCGCAGCCCATCGCTGATTGGTACGATGTCACAGGCAACCCTGCCGGCACGGGCTTCGCGCGGGGTCAGTGGGCGGTCCGCGTGGGCAGCGGTAATGGTGTGGGTAGGCGTTGTGTGGCTGTTTCCTAGGTCAGCATTAATCCTGAAATCCATGGGAATGCAGATATCCTCGCAAACACCGATCGTCACCTCGCCCTTAAGGGAAACGGTTTCAGCGTTCTTGGGAACATGCAGCGTTAGCGGGAAAACCACCTGGTTCTCATAGCCAATCGAGCGCATTCCATTGTCAACAAAGACATCAGGAACCGGGAAGTCGACAGTGACATTTGAAATGTTGCGCGAGGCAGACCAGTCAAACACCGGCGGAATTCCAGCAGCGCCGGGAGTACGCCAATAAGTCTTCCACCCGGGTGCCAGAGTGATCGAAAGGGCTGCATGGTGATATCCGTCCGCAGTGCGCCATCCCGGCAGGATTTCTGCCACAGCGATGTTTTCCGGCAGATGCCCTTGTGCAAGTGCTCCGGTGGCAGTGGTGCAGGCCAAAACGGCAAGAAGGTTACGAACTTTCAACATGGCCCTCAGTTAAGCGTCGTCTGCGTCGTTTGGAAATCACATTCCGGTAATCCTTTGTGACTGTGGTTTACCTGCCCTTGATGGAATGGGTGGCATAGATCATCTATGAGTCATGAGTTCAGCCGATATGACATCGCTTGAAGGCAAGTTGTTGATCGCCATGCCTGGCATGGGCGATCCTCGCTTTGAACACAGTGTCATCTTTCTGTGCGCCCATTCCGACGATGGGGCGCTGGGGCTGATCGTCAACAAGCCTACGCCCGAACTAACGTTTTCATCGCTTTTGGATCAGCTGGGGTTGAACTCGGACAAGTCATCACGCGATATTCGCGTGCATTTTGGTGGCCCGGTCGAGAACGCGCGTGGTTTCGTGCTGCATTCGGGGGACTACGATTCCAACGATGCGACGCTT contains these protein-coding regions:
- a CDS encoding HlyD family efflux transporter periplasmic adaptor subunit, coding for MRFLRRSLIGVFLMAVTFGLFAWAGSTVYGALQTRWADEPGQRPARERIFAANVVTLAPETIRPVLATFGEVRSRRTLELRAASGGEVIWLSKAFEEGGAVEVGALLARIDPADAESGLATAEADLSEAEADLREAERSLDLARLDILAAEDQARLRANALTRQQDLAERGVGSAAAVETAELALSSANQAVLAKKQAKANGEARVDQTKTALERRRIALAEAKRTLAETEVHAEFAGVLSDVSAVVGGLVSPNERLAELIDPTALEVSFRVSTPQYTRLLSENGRLVGADVTASIDILGVDLEAKGVVSRESGAVGAGQTGRLLFAQIEDAPGFRPGDFVSVKIEEPPLERVVRLPASAVDAAGTVLALGDEDRLEAADIQVLRREGDDVIVRVRGLVGREVVAERTPLLGAGIRIRPIRPDGAEETQEEPEMLALDPERRARLVAFVEGNAFMPAEVKTRVLAQLAEDMVPARVVERIESRMGG
- a CDS encoding AcrB/AcrD/AcrF family protein, with translation MARDLSKAAGGVLSYFTRHRTVANLLLVLLLLAGLYAIPKMRAQFFPDIVVDDITIQVAWDGAGAEDVDLAVVQVLEPALQDVDGVIESSSRSREGGATIWLEFEPDWDMSQAANDVETALEGVTNLPEDAEDPEIRRSRWSDRVTDVVITGPVGVDQLANFADEFVARLFAEGVTRTTIRGLAAPETIVEVTSLDLIRHDISMQEISAAIAEEAEADPAGDVSGSARVRTGVAKRSAGQISDIILRSNQDGTQLTVGDVALVRVEGADRDRAYYVGPDPAISVRVDRSARGDAIRMQAQVEKVAEEMELTLPEGVQINLIRTLAESITARLNILLDNGLLGLGLVVALLFLFLNARTAFWVAAGIPVAMTAAIAMMYMAGLTLNMVSLFALIITLGIVVDDAIVVGEHADFRARRLGEDPVTAAENAARRMFTPVFAATITTIIAFFGLIAVGGRFGDLISDIPFTVIVVLIASLVECFLILPHHLSHALTHTAKEHWYDWPSRKVNIGFRRVRETLFRPMMAGVVWARYPVIAGVVLILASQAALFIKGDVQWRFFNAPERSSVTGNFAMVPGATREDTVEVMRTLQKTVEDLGAEYEAEHGRSPILYALAEIGGTSGRGLAGQETKESYQLGSIAIELIDADLRPYSSFAFVADLQDAVPRHPMLETISFRGWRSGPGGDAIDIELSGSSSDTLKAAAESLKTQLSRYGEVSALEDNLAYDKEELVLELTPQGQALGITIDDLGRTLRARLNGLEAASFPDGPRSATIRVELPAGELTADFLDRMLMRTGAGAPGEGVYVPLADIVTVERRTGFSTVRRENGLRVVSVTGDLSEDDPARAEEISTEIAELTLPKLQEDFGISTRMAGLAEDERNFLSDALTGLILCLAGIYITLSWVFSSWSRPMIVMAIIPFGLVGTIWGHNFWDVPLSMFSVVGLIGMVGIIINDSIVLVTTVDEYAEDRGLIPAIIDGACDRLRPVMLTTLTTVLGLTPLLYESSQQAQFLKPTVITLVYGLGFGLVLVLLVVPALLAIGHDLGRNIRAARRGLAGRAPGLQGALGVAGLAAAGWFAVTMGAVMMTGALPVALGSGASMAMAFGLFVGGVAAITLLVWIAAAVRIARRLQT
- a CDS encoding YqgE/AlgH family protein codes for the protein MSSADMTSLEGKLLIAMPGMGDPRFEHSVIFLCAHSDDGALGLIVNKPTPELTFSSLLDQLGLNSDKSSRDIRVHFGGPVENARGFVLHSGDYDSNDATLEVNDTFGMTTTIDVLEELARGEGPNSALLALGYSGWGPGQLEGEIMQNGWLTCDASSELVFNGDDESKWSAALATLGVDPLTLSAEAGRA